The following proteins come from a genomic window of Deltaproteobacteria bacterium:
- a CDS encoding cytochrome C — ANEFEPSKFPHRKIVAKLAEGMKDDAMAAYFHSSPNAACSGCHHNSPASATPPKCASCHGRNGDEKDGAKPALKAAYHQQCMGCHREMGIQKPADIACAECHATKK, encoded by the coding sequence TGGCCAATGAGTTTGAGCCCAGCAAGTTCCCGCATCGCAAGATCGTGGCCAAGCTCGCGGAAGGTATGAAGGATGACGCCATGGCCGCGTATTTCCACTCCAGTCCGAACGCCGCGTGCTCCGGTTGCCATCACAACAGTCCCGCTTCGGCCACTCCGCCCAAGTGTGCCAGCTGCCATGGCCGGAATGGCGATGAAAAGGATGGGGCCAAGCCCGCCTTGAAAGCCGCCTACCACCAGCAGTGTATGGGATGCCATCGTGAGATGGGCATCCAGAAGCCGGCAGACATCGCCTGCGCCGAGTGTCACGCCACGAAGAAGTAA